From a single Paludibacter jiangxiensis genomic region:
- a CDS encoding thiamine diphosphokinase, which yields MSQKSFTILADGCFPTHETPLAHLRNAQCVVCCDGAAVKLTEFGREPDYIVGDLDSLPETFKEKYADRLYPSADQETNDQTKAVLFCKEQGATAITIIGATGLREDHTLGNISLLTDYAETFPDIEMMTDYGVFTVMTRSGSLPSHKGQQISIFALDSRARLTVGNLKYPIPGKPLSSWWQGTLNEALGESFSLNFEEGRWIVFRCY from the coding sequence ATGTCTCAAAAATCGTTTACCATACTGGCCGACGGATGTTTTCCCACGCATGAGACTCCTTTGGCTCATTTACGGAATGCCCAATGCGTGGTATGCTGCGACGGCGCGGCGGTAAAGCTGACGGAATTCGGCCGCGAACCCGATTATATTGTAGGGGATCTCGACAGTCTGCCCGAAACATTCAAGGAAAAATATGCCGACAGGCTCTACCCTTCGGCCGATCAGGAGACCAACGACCAGACCAAAGCTGTGCTGTTTTGTAAAGAGCAGGGCGCTACAGCCATCACCATTATCGGAGCCACCGGATTACGCGAAGACCACACACTCGGCAACATTTCCCTGTTGACCGACTATGCCGAAACATTTCCCGACATTGAAATGATGACCGATTACGGCGTTTTCACCGTAATGACCCGGAGTGGTTCTCTGCCCAGTCACAAGGGGCAACAAATATCTATCTTTGCACTCGACAGTCGGGCCCGGCTCACAGTGGGCAATCTGAAATATCCGATTCCAGGGAAGCCGTTATCGTCGTGGTGGCAGGGCACACTGAACGAAGCTTTGGGAGAATCTTTTTCTCTGAACTTTGAAGAAGGACGCTGGATTGTGTTCCGATGCTACTGA
- a CDS encoding helix-turn-helix transcriptional regulator: MQNDKKRILLGDNQDLTKLGILHALVGMKWVDEIVEIVSKKELTTHLLQRHDAIVILDYTLFDFSDASELINLSDRFRNAHWIMLSEDLSSDFLKRVVYSSENFSVIFKDCSYNELVLTLEQASRGERFICSKAFNILTSKSTPEPAGEEHKLTATEREVLQMIASGKTTKEIAAERNLSFHTINAHRKNIFRKLEVNNIHEATKYAIRAGIIDVADYYI; the protein is encoded by the coding sequence ATGCAAAACGACAAAAAACGGATACTTCTCGGCGACAATCAGGATTTAACCAAGTTAGGCATTCTCCATGCGCTGGTAGGCATGAAGTGGGTGGATGAAATCGTTGAAATTGTCTCTAAAAAAGAACTTACAACACACCTTCTGCAACGACATGATGCTATCGTTATTTTAGATTATACACTATTCGACTTCTCCGACGCATCGGAACTGATAAATCTTTCCGATCGCTTCCGGAATGCCCATTGGATAATGCTTTCCGAAGATCTGAGCAGCGACTTTCTGAAACGGGTGGTATACAGCAGCGAAAATTTCAGCGTAATCTTCAAAGACTGCTCTTATAACGAACTGGTTTTGACATTAGAACAAGCCTCTCGTGGAGAACGGTTTATATGCAGCAAAGCATTCAACATTCTCACCAGCAAATCAACCCCGGAACCTGCAGGCGAAGAGCACAAACTGACGGCTACAGAACGGGAAGTCCTCCAAATGATTGCTTCGGGCAAAACCACTAAAGAAATTGCTGCCGAGCGAAACCTGAGTTTTCACACCATCAACGCACACCGGAAGAATATTTTTCGAAAACTGGAGGTAAATAACATACACGAAGCCACCAAATACGCTATTCGGGCAGGAATTATAGATGTGGCCGATTATTACATTTAA
- a CDS encoding KUP/HAK/KT family potassium transporter: protein MADKTQKVPFSSIGLIVAMGIVYGDIGTSPLYVMRAIMSGLNMPAADAVVGAISCVIWTLTLQTTLKYVIITLRANNKGEGGVLSLYALIRKKFRWGYVFAAIGASTLLADGITTPAITVTSAIEGVHTYLPYVPVLPVTIAILLVLFMLQPYGTSSLGKMFGSVMLVWFLLLGFLGAMAISYNPWIIKAFNPWYAIRFLTEVPSAFVILGAVFLATTGADALYSDLGHCGMKNIRVSWGFVKTMLILNYLGQGAWIISQGGNIPADVNPFYAIMPDWISPFGVVMAPLAAIIASQAMITGSFTIISEAISMDIWPNIYIKYPSEFKGQMYIPAINHMLMVLCLVMVLGFRSSANMEAAYGLSITITMLMTTSLLFLYFRSKQYSLWMAIPLTLFFLTVETSFLIANLNKFMHGGFASIIIAGCMFTFMYVWYNGRRIKNRCVTYEPIKGSIPVLEQISNDLTIPKFATHLVYVTRAKYPNEMESKVLYSLINKQPKRADTYWFVYLTRSDEPYEFSYTVKTFFPKKIFRIDINAGFKRGLHIDRYIHEIAKEMENKGQVDLESRYPSLAANHIEGDFRFVVVERVLRGDMQMPPIKKTILTLYYLIKKLSTSDTQILDLDPSNVTVEMVPLFNISPSNAKAKS, encoded by the coding sequence ATGGCAGATAAAACTCAAAAAGTACCTTTCAGTTCCATCGGATTAATTGTCGCGATGGGCATCGTTTATGGTGACATCGGCACCTCTCCACTTTACGTAATGCGAGCTATTATGAGCGGTCTCAACATGCCGGCCGCCGATGCTGTTGTGGGAGCCATATCATGCGTAATCTGGACGTTGACTCTTCAAACCACACTCAAATACGTTATTATTACCCTCCGGGCCAACAACAAAGGAGAAGGCGGCGTGTTATCGCTGTACGCTCTTATCCGGAAAAAGTTCAGATGGGGATATGTGTTTGCCGCCATTGGAGCCTCCACCCTACTGGCTGACGGCATTACCACACCTGCCATTACCGTTACTTCAGCCATAGAAGGAGTACACACCTATCTGCCGTATGTTCCGGTACTGCCCGTTACCATAGCCATTCTGCTGGTGCTTTTTATGCTGCAACCCTACGGCACTTCATCACTGGGAAAAATGTTCGGCAGCGTAATGTTAGTCTGGTTTCTGTTGCTGGGTTTTCTCGGTGCAATGGCCATCTCTTATAATCCCTGGATCATCAAGGCTTTCAACCCCTGGTATGCCATCCGGTTTCTGACAGAAGTTCCCAGCGCCTTCGTTATTTTGGGTGCTGTGTTTTTGGCCACTACCGGAGCCGATGCGCTCTATTCCGATCTGGGGCATTGCGGCATGAAAAACATACGGGTTTCGTGGGGTTTCGTCAAAACAATGCTAATTCTGAACTATCTCGGACAGGGAGCATGGATCATCTCACAGGGAGGAAATATACCTGCCGATGTGAATCCGTTTTACGCCATTATGCCGGACTGGATTTCACCGTTTGGAGTTGTCATGGCTCCATTGGCGGCAATCATCGCCAGTCAGGCAATGATTACCGGCTCGTTTACCATTATCAGTGAAGCCATCTCCATGGATATATGGCCCAACATCTACATTAAATATCCCTCCGAATTCAAGGGACAGATGTACATCCCAGCTATCAACCACATGCTGATGGTACTCTGTCTGGTCATGGTACTAGGATTCCGTTCTTCGGCGAATATGGAAGCGGCTTACGGACTCTCCATTACCATCACCATGCTGATGACCACCTCGTTGTTGTTCCTGTACTTCCGCAGCAAGCAATATTCGCTCTGGATGGCCATACCGCTCACGCTCTTTTTCCTGACGGTGGAGACTTCGTTTTTGATAGCCAACCTAAATAAATTCATGCATGGCGGTTTTGCAAGTATCATCATTGCGGGCTGTATGTTTACCTTTATGTACGTTTGGTACAACGGCCGACGCATCAAAAACCGTTGTGTGACCTACGAACCGATTAAAGGATCCATTCCCGTGCTGGAGCAGATCAGCAACGACCTTACGATTCCTAAATTTGCGACTCACCTGGTATATGTTACCCGGGCAAAATATCCGAACGAGATGGAGAGCAAGGTTCTCTATTCGCTGATCAATAAACAACCCAAGCGCGCCGACACCTACTGGTTTGTGTATCTGACACGCAGTGACGAGCCGTATGAATTCAGCTATACAGTTAAAACCTTCTTCCCCAAGAAGATATTCAGAATTGACATCAATGCGGGATTCAAACGGGGACTTCATATCGACCGCTATATTCATGAGATTGCCAAAGAGATGGAAAACAAGGGTCAGGTAGATCTAGAAAGCCGTTATCCATCATTGGCCGCCAACCACATAGAAGGCGATTTCAGGTTTGTGGTGGTAGAACGGGTACTTCGCGGCGACATGCAAATGCCTCCAATCAAAAAGACAATACTCACGCTTTATTACCTGATCAAGAAACTTTCGACCTCCGACACACAAATTTTAGACCTCGATCCGTCGAATGTAACCGTAGAAATGGTACCTTTGTTCAATATTTCTCCTTCCAATGCAAAAGCAAAAAGTTAG
- a CDS encoding O-acetylhomoserine aminocarboxypropyltransferase/cysteine synthase family protein, translating to MATQDLRFETLQVHAGQEADPTTKSRAVPIYQTSSYVFDDAKEGADLFGLRKFGNIYTRLMNPTTDVFEKRVAALEGGVSALATSSGQSAQFIALNNIVEAGDNFVSTPHLYGGTYNQFKNQFKRLGVDVRFTVYDQPEEFEALIDDKTKAIYLETIGNPDLNVPDFEAIAAVADKHGIPLIVDNTFGAGGAIFKPLEHGATIVVESATKWIGGHGTSLGGVIVDSGKFNWGNGKFPAFTEPSPSYHGLVFWDVFGFNGPFGNIAFNIRARVEGLRDWGNAISPFNSFLLIQGLETLSLRVERHVSNALALAEWLEQHPKVEYVNYPGLKSSKYHQLATKYFKNGFGGVLTFKVKGDPANADKLIDNVQLLSHLANVGDAKSLIIHPAATTHEQLSPEEQKASGVEPGLLRISVGIEHIEDIKGDLAQALDKI from the coding sequence ATGGCTACACAAGACTTACGATTCGAAACGCTGCAGGTACACGCAGGACAAGAGGCAGACCCAACCACAAAATCGAGGGCAGTGCCTATTTATCAAACCAGTTCGTATGTTTTCGACGACGCAAAAGAAGGCGCCGATCTGTTCGGACTACGTAAATTCGGAAACATTTACACTCGTTTGATGAACCCTACCACCGACGTGTTTGAAAAACGTGTTGCAGCTCTCGAAGGCGGAGTAAGTGCTTTGGCCACCTCATCAGGGCAATCAGCTCAGTTCATTGCCCTCAACAATATTGTTGAAGCAGGAGACAACTTTGTTTCAACCCCACACCTCTACGGAGGAACTTATAACCAATTCAAGAATCAATTCAAACGTCTGGGTGTTGACGTCCGCTTTACTGTATACGATCAACCTGAAGAGTTTGAAGCGCTGATCGACGACAAAACGAAAGCCATCTATCTGGAGACTATCGGTAATCCCGACCTCAATGTACCCGATTTTGAAGCCATTGCCGCCGTTGCCGACAAACACGGCATTCCACTGATTGTGGACAACACGTTTGGCGCCGGTGGTGCGATCTTCAAGCCACTCGAACACGGAGCTACCATCGTAGTAGAATCGGCAACCAAATGGATCGGAGGCCACGGAACTTCGCTTGGAGGTGTAATAGTAGATAGTGGCAAATTCAACTGGGGGAATGGAAAATTTCCGGCATTTACCGAGCCATCACCAAGCTATCACGGATTGGTATTCTGGGATGTATTTGGTTTCAACGGCCCTTTCGGAAATATCGCATTTAATATTCGTGCCCGTGTTGAAGGCCTTCGCGACTGGGGAAACGCCATCAGTCCATTCAACTCATTTCTGTTAATCCAGGGATTGGAAACACTCTCTTTGCGGGTTGAACGTCATGTAAGTAATGCTCTGGCATTGGCCGAATGGCTTGAACAGCATCCGAAAGTGGAATATGTAAACTATCCCGGACTGAAAAGCAGCAAATACCACCAACTGGCTACCAAATATTTCAAAAACGGCTTTGGCGGTGTGCTCACTTTCAAGGTAAAAGGAGATCCTGCTAATGCAGACAAACTGATTGACAACGTACAACTACTGAGTCATCTGGCCAACGTAGGCGATGCCAAATCGTTGATTATACACCCGGCAGCGACC
- a CDS encoding KUP/HAK/KT family potassium transporter, producing the protein MSDVKHKVPFGVIGLIVAIGIVYGDIGTSPLYVMQAILGDTHHVTPDYIIGSISCIIWTLTLQTTVKYVLITLRANNKGEGGILSLFALLRKKYRWAYVIAAIGAATLLADGVITPSITVITAVEGMHGILPSMPILPTTIGILLILFFIQPFGTAWLGKSFGSIMLIWFTMLGVMGITHIFAFPAIIQAFNPWHAIHFLLTVPSAFVILGAVFLCTTGAEALYSDLGHCGYNNIRVSWIFVKTALILNYLGQGAWIISTPAKIVPGVNPFFAMMPDWFSLFGVIMATLAAIIASQALISGSFTIISEAISMDIWPNIYIKYPSEVKGQMYIPAVNHMLMILCILMVITFQSSTNMEAAYGLSITITMLMTTLLLFIYFKATNKPLWMSIPLSLFFLTVETSFLIANLHKFAHGGFATLIIAGILFALMYIWYNGRRIKNRCVSYEPIRSYIPVIEDISNDEGIPKFATHLVYVTRAKYPNEMESKILYSIINKQPKRADTYWFVYLYRSDDPYEFHYTVKTFASQKIFRIDITSGFKLGVHMDAYVHKIAKEMEEKGLVDLGSRYSSLSHHNIEGDFRFVVVERILRMHAQMPAFKRSILVLYHLMKRMSTSDTQILDLDPTNVTVENVPMAQIK; encoded by the coding sequence ATGAGTGACGTTAAACACAAAGTGCCTTTTGGCGTTATCGGCCTGATAGTTGCTATCGGCATCGTTTACGGTGACATCGGGACCTCTCCTTTGTATGTAATGCAGGCCATTTTAGGCGACACCCATCACGTAACTCCGGATTACATCATAGGCTCCATCTCCTGTATCATTTGGACACTGACTCTCCAAACTACGGTCAAATATGTATTAATTACGTTACGAGCCAATAACAAAGGTGAAGGTGGCATTCTTTCTTTGTTTGCCCTTTTGCGTAAGAAATACCGTTGGGCGTATGTCATTGCCGCCATCGGAGCAGCCACATTGCTCGCCGATGGTGTTATAACCCCGTCTATTACAGTTATTACAGCAGTAGAAGGTATGCATGGCATATTACCCTCCATGCCAATATTACCCACTACCATTGGAATCCTGCTGATCCTTTTCTTCATACAACCCTTTGGAACTGCCTGGCTGGGGAAATCCTTCGGTAGCATTATGCTTATATGGTTTACCATGCTGGGGGTGATGGGAATAACCCATATATTTGCATTTCCGGCTATCATACAAGCCTTTAATCCATGGCATGCGATACATTTCCTTCTGACTGTGCCCAGCGCCTTTGTAATTTTGGGAGCTGTATTCCTTTGTACTACCGGAGCTGAAGCCCTCTATTCTGATTTGGGACACTGCGGCTACAACAACATCCGTGTATCATGGATTTTTGTAAAAACCGCCCTTATTCTCAACTATCTTGGGCAGGGAGCCTGGATCATTTCCACTCCGGCTAAAATAGTACCGGGTGTTAATCCCTTCTTTGCAATGATGCCAGACTGGTTTTCTCTCTTCGGGGTAATTATGGCTACTTTGGCGGCAATCATTGCCAGTCAGGCTCTGATCAGCGGTTCGTTCACTATCATTAGCGAAGCTATTTCAATGGATATTTGGCCTAACATTTACATCAAATATCCTTCGGAAGTAAAAGGCCAAATGTACATCCCGGCCGTCAATCACATGCTGATGATACTTTGCATTCTGATGGTAATCACATTCCAGTCTTCAACCAATATGGAAGCTGCCTACGGACTGTCAATTACCATTACCATGCTGATGACAACGCTTTTGCTCTTTATTTATTTCAAAGCGACCAACAAACCGCTTTGGATGAGCATCCCCTTATCGTTGTTCTTCCTAACGGTGGAAACCTCGTTCCTTATTGCCAATCTACACAAATTCGCTCATGGTGGTTTTGCCACCCTGATTATTGCCGGTATTTTGTTCGCTCTGATGTACATCTGGTACAACGGCCGACGTATCAAAAACCGTTGCGTGAGCTACGAGCCAATACGCAGCTATATTCCTGTCATTGAAGATATCAGCAACGACGAAGGCATACCTAAATTTGCAACCCATTTGGTATATGTTACCCGCGCGAAGTATCCGAACGAAATGGAGAGCAAAATCCTCTACTCCATCATAAACAAACAACCCAAACGTGCCGACACCTATTGGTTCGTGTATTTATATCGTAGTGACGATCCGTACGAATTCCACTACACAGTAAAGACATTTGCTTCTCAAAAAATCTTCCGGATTGATATCACTTCCGGCTTTAAGCTGGGCGTTCACATGGATGCTTACGTTCATAAAATTGCCAAAGAGATGGAAGAAAAAGGTCTTGTTGATTTGGGAAGTCGCTACAGTTCGCTGTCGCACCACAATATCGAAGGCGATTTCCGGTTCGTGGTGGTAGAACGCATCTTGCGTATGCATGCACAAATGCCGGCCTTCAAACGTTCTATTCTGGTATTGTATCATCTGATGAAACGCATGTCAACCTCCGACACGCAGATATTGGATCTCGACCCAACGAACGTTACGGTAGAAAATGTTCCAATGGCTCAGATAAAATAA
- a CDS encoding CDGSH iron-sulfur domain-containing protein, producing MEPEVAKKGPFAVELEAGKEYHWCACGKSKNQPFCDGSHHGSEFTPVAFIPEKAGKYFLCGCKHSQNKPFCDGTHAKL from the coding sequence ATGGAACCAGAAGTAGCAAAGAAAGGCCCTTTTGCTGTAGAACTTGAAGCCGGGAAAGAGTACCACTGGTGCGCCTGTGGTAAAAGTAAAAATCAACCATTTTGCGACGGATCGCACCACGGCAGCGAATTTACTCCGGTAGCTTTTATTCCCGAGAAGGCCGGAAAATATTTCTTGTGCGGTTGCAAGCATTCGCAAAACAAACCATTCTGTGATGGCACTCATGCCAAACTTTGA